One region of Colius striatus isolate bColStr4 chromosome 26, bColStr4.1.hap1, whole genome shotgun sequence genomic DNA includes:
- the RARG gene encoding retinoic acid receptor gamma isoform X2, which translates to MFDCLEALSGPRRLHDVTNRGACALRKAGLGPRCGALPACAWPARRAVETPSRSLGDMVPSSPSPPPPPRVYKPCFVCSDKSSGYHYGVSSCEGCKGFFRRSIQKNMVYTCHRDKNCQINKVTRNRCQFCRLQKCFEVGMSKEAVRNDKSKKKKEVKEELVAESYELSAELEELVQKVRRAHQETFPSLCQLGKYTTNSSAEHRVQLDLGLWDKFSELATKCIIKIVEFAKRLPGFTALSMADQITLLKAACLDILMLRICTRYTPEQDTMTFSDGLTLNRTQMHNAGFGPLTDLVFAFAGQLLPLQMDDTETGLLSAICLICGDRMELEEPQKVERLQEPLLEALKGYARRRRPRQPHMFPRMLMKITDLRGISTKGAERAITLRMEIPGPMPPLIREMLENPEMFQEQEGEGAQPPPPPEPPTAQDSPPGPPPLPIVPPTLGGAHNHPAGVARSRLPSRPPPLCSGEGEPPQCLPPKFGGVPDTDGAGLGGTLWHSYCLKLGGPGDPPPTPNSASCQSPPPPCCPPPPVLGGLEGGQRWAGIVPPNECLTLVCPPVPPPSRQAEGG; encoded by the exons ATGTTCGACTGCCTGGAGGCGCTGTCGGGGCCGCGGCGGCTGCACGACGTGACGAACCGCGGGGCCTGCGCGCTGCGCAAGGCGGGGCTGGGGCCGCGCTGCGGGGCTCTGCCGGCCTGCGCCTGGCCCGCCCGCCGCG CCGTGGAGACCCCGAGCAGGAGCCTGGGGGACATGGTGCCCAGCTCGCCctcgccgccgcccccgccccgtgTCTACAAGCCCTGCTTCGTCTGCAGTGACAAGTCCTCAGGCTACCACTACGGCGTCAGCTCCTGCGAGGGCTGCAAG ggCTTTTTCCGCCGCAGCATCCAGAAGAACATGGTGTACACATGTCACCGGGACAAGAACTGCCAGATCAACAAGGTGACGCGCAACCGCTGCCAGTTCTGCCGCCTCCAGAAGTGCTTCGAGGTCGGCATGTCCAAGGAAG CCGTCCGCAATGACAAGagcaagaagaagaaagaagtgaagGAGGAGCTGGTGGCTGAGAGCTACGAGCTGagtgcagagctggaggagctggtgcAGAAGGTCAGGAGAGCCCACCAAGAGaccttcccctccctctgccagcTGGGCAAATACACCACG aACTCGAGCGCTGAGCACCGGGTGCAGCtggacctggggctgtgggacaagTTCAGTGAATTGGCCACCAAATGCATCATCAAGATCGTGGAGTTTGCCAAGCGCCTGCCTGGCTTCACCGCCCTCAGCATGGCCGACCAGATCACCCTCCTCAAGGCTGCCTGCCTCGACATCCTG ATGCTGCGGATCTGCACGCGTTACACGCCCGAGCAGGACACCATGACCTTCTCTGACGGGCTGACGCTGAACCGCACGCAGATGCACAACGCCGGCTTCGGGCCCCTCACGGACCTGGTGTTCGCCTTCGccgggcagctgctgcccctgcagaTGGACGACACCGAAACCGGGCTCCTCAGCGCCATCTGCCTCATCTGCGGAG ACCGCATGGAGCTGGAGGAGCCGCAGAAGGTGGAGCGGCTGCAGGAGCCGCTGCTCGAGGCGCTCAAGGGCTacgcgcggcggcggcggccccggcagCCGCACATGTTCCCGAGGATGCTCATGAAGATCACGGACCTGCGCGGCATCAGCACCAAGG GCGCAGAACGAGCCATCACGCTGCGGATGGAGATCCCGGGGCCGATGCCACCCCTCATCCGGGAGATGCTGGAGAACCCTGAGATGTTCcaagagcaggaaggggagggggcgcagcctcctcctcccccagagccccccactGCCCAGGACAGCCCCCCCGGCCCCCCCCCTCTCCCCATAGTGCCCCCCACACTGGGGGGGGCCCATAACCACCCTGCTGGGGTTGCACGTTCACGTCTGCCTTCCAGGCCCCCCCCCCTTTGCTCTGGGGAGGGGGAACCCCCACAGTGCCTCCCCCCAAAGTTTGGGGGGGTTCCAGACACTGATGGAGCTGGCCTGGGGGGGACCCTGTGGCACAGCTATTGCCTTAAGCTTGGGGGGCCCGgggaccccccccccaccccaaactcAGCTTCATGCCAAAGCCCTCCTCCACCctgctgcccccccccccccgtacTGGGGGGATTGGAGGGGGGGCAGCGATGGGCAGGAATCGTGCCTCCAAATGAATGCCTGACCCTGGTgtgcccccctgtgccccccccctCCAGGCAAGCTGAGGGGGGGTAG
- the ITGB7 gene encoding integrin beta-7 translates to MGRPGGLLLLPLLLSLPSGAGAGSCEPQASCEACVRSHPRCAWCEDPDFTRGGQAEATRCAPRDALERAGCPPRAVIDPRGSVWVLQDAELGAGGGQRGPTQLRPQSVQLRLRPGEEQSFQVRFRRAPGHPVDLYYLMDLSYSMKDDLENVRRLGSDLLAALRNVSSSVRIGFGSFVDKTVLPYVSTVPSKLRNPCPERQEPCDPPAAFRHVLSLTGDAAAFAARVSRQRISGNLDAPEGGFDAILQVAVCEERIGWRPVTRLLVFASDDTFHMAGDGKLGGIVLPSDTRCHLDAHGVYTRSHLYDYPSVGHLAQVLSAANIQPIFAVTGPTVPVYQELSRLIPKSVVGELREDSSNVVQLIADAYNSLSSTVELQHSPLPPGISLSYESHCGGPPGPPRPHGGICTGVLVNQEVTFTVRVRADACLSTPQRVGLRVLGFAEELSLELDTLCECSCTHHQPQVHLCHGGTLLCGVCRCPEGRRGRRCECEGVEEEGGCRPPNSTGPPCSGRGRCVCGACECPPGLSGSLCECDSGSCERHGGLPCGGPQRGECVCGTCRCRDGFGGSGCGCALGRESCVSGGRECSGHGSCVCGTCRCQPGYVGPLCAHCPSCRTPCQRLR, encoded by the exons ATGGGGCGGCCGGgggggctcctgctgctgccgctgctgctgtcGCTgccgagcggggccggggcag GGTCCTGCGAGCCCCAGGCGTCCTGCGAGGCGTGTGTGCGCTCCCACCCGCGATGCGCCTGGTGCGAGGACCCG GATTTCACGCGGGGGGGGCAGGCGGAGGCCACGCGCTGCGCCCCGCGGGACGCTCTGGAGCGCGCCGGGTGCCCCCCCAGAGCCGTGATCGACCCCCGCGGCAGCGTGTGGGTGCTGCAGGATGCGGAGCTGGGTGCCGGCGGGGGGCAGAGGGGGCCAACTCAGCTCCGGCCCCAGAGCGTCCAGCTGCGGCTCCGGCCCG GGGAGGAGCAGAGCTTCCAGGTGCGGTTCCGACGGGCACCGGGGCACCCCGTGGACCTCTACTACCTGATGGACCTGTCGTACTCCATGAAGGATGACCTGGAGAACGTCCGCAGGCTGGGCAGCGACCTCCTGGCCGCGCTGCGCAACGTCAGCTCCTCCGTCCGCATCG GTTTCGGCTCCTTCGTGGACAAGACGGTGCTGCCCTACGTCAGCACGGTGCCGTCCAAGCTGCGCAACCCGTGCCCCGAGCGGCAGGAGCCCTGTGACCCGCCGGCCGCCTTCCGACACGTCCTGTCGCTGACGGGCGACGCCGCGGCCTTCGCCGCCCGGGTGAGCCGCCAGCGCATCTCCGGCAACCTGGACGCGCCCGAGGGCGGCTTCGACGCCATCCTGCAGGTGGCTGTGTGCGAG GAGCGCATCGGCTGGCGCCCGGTCACCCGCCTGCTGGTCTTCGCCTCAGACGACACTTTCCACATGGCTGGGGACGGGAAGCTGGGCGGCATCGTCCTGCCCTCTGACACCCGCTGCCACCTGGATGCCCACGGGGTCTACACCAGGAGCCACCTCTAC GACTACCCCTCGGTGGGACACTTGGCCCAGGTGCTTTCGGCTGCCAACATCCAGCCCATCTTTGCCGTGACAGGTCCCACCGTGCCTGTCTATCAG GAGCTGAGCCGCCTGATCCCCAAGTCGGTGGTGGGGGAGCTGCGGGAGGACTCCAGCAACGTGGTGCAGCTCATTGCTGACGCCTACAAC AGCCTCTCGTCCACGGTGGAGCTGCAGCACTCGCCACTGCCCCCTGGCATCAGCCTCAGCTACGAGTCCCACTGCGGGGGACCCCCGGGACCCCCCCGGCCCCACGGTGGCATCTGCACTGGTGTCCTTGTCAACCAGGAG GTGACCTTCACAGTGCGGGTGCGGGCGGACGCCTGCCTGAGCACTCCCCAGCGTGTGGGGCTGCGGGTGCTGGGCTTCGCCGAGGAGCTGAGCCTGGAGCTGGACACCCTGTGCGAGTGCTCCTGCACCCACCATCAGCCCCAGGTCCACCTCTGCCACGGCGGGACCCTCCTCTGCGGGGTCTGCAG gtGCCCGGAGGGTCGCCGGGGCCGTCGGTGCGAGTGTGAGggagtggaggaggaggggggctGCCGACCCCCCAACAGCACCGGCCCCCCCTGCAGCGGGAGGGGTCGCTGCGTGTGCGGCGCCTGCGAATGTCCCCCGGGGCTGAGCGGGAGCCTCTGCGAGTGCGACAGCGGCAGCTGCGAGCGGCACGGGGGGCTGCCCTGCGGAG GCCCGCAGCGAGGGGAGTGCGTGTGCGGGACGTGCCGCTGCCGGGACGGCTTCGGGGGCAGCGGCTGCGGGTGCGCGCTGGGCCGGGAGAGCTGCGTGAGCGGCGGCCGCGAGTGCAGCGGCCACGGGAGCTGCGTGTGCGGGACCtgccgctgccagcccggctaCGTGGGACCCCTCTGCGCCCACTGCCCCTCTTGCCGCACCCCCTGCCAGCGCCTCCGGTGA
- the RARG gene encoding retinoic acid receptor gamma isoform X1, whose translation MVPSSPSPPPPPRVYKPCFVCSDKSSGYHYGVSSCEGCKGFFRRSIQKNMVYTCHRDKNCQINKVTRNRCQFCRLQKCFEVGMSKEAVRNDKSKKKKEVKEELVAESYELSAELEELVQKVRRAHQETFPSLCQLGKYTTNSSAEHRVQLDLGLWDKFSELATKCIIKIVEFAKRLPGFTALSMADQITLLKAACLDILMLRICTRYTPEQDTMTFSDGLTLNRTQMHNAGFGPLTDLVFAFAGQLLPLQMDDTETGLLSAICLICGDRMELEEPQKVERLQEPLLEALKGYARRRRPRQPHMFPRMLMKITDLRGISTKGAERAITLRMEIPGPMPPLIREMLENPEMFQEQEGEGAQPPPPPEPPTAQDSPPGPPPLPIVPPTLGGAHNHPAGVARSRLPSRPPPLCSGEGEPPQCLPPKFGGVPDTDGAGLGGTLWHSYCLKLGGPGDPPPTPNSASCQSPPPPCCPPPPVLGGLEGGQRWAGIVPPNECLTLVCPPVPPPSRQAEGG comes from the exons ATGGTGCCCAGCTCGCCctcgccgccgcccccgccccgtgTCTACAAGCCCTGCTTCGTCTGCAGTGACAAGTCCTCAGGCTACCACTACGGCGTCAGCTCCTGCGAGGGCTGCAAG ggCTTTTTCCGCCGCAGCATCCAGAAGAACATGGTGTACACATGTCACCGGGACAAGAACTGCCAGATCAACAAGGTGACGCGCAACCGCTGCCAGTTCTGCCGCCTCCAGAAGTGCTTCGAGGTCGGCATGTCCAAGGAAG CCGTCCGCAATGACAAGagcaagaagaagaaagaagtgaagGAGGAGCTGGTGGCTGAGAGCTACGAGCTGagtgcagagctggaggagctggtgcAGAAGGTCAGGAGAGCCCACCAAGAGaccttcccctccctctgccagcTGGGCAAATACACCACG aACTCGAGCGCTGAGCACCGGGTGCAGCtggacctggggctgtgggacaagTTCAGTGAATTGGCCACCAAATGCATCATCAAGATCGTGGAGTTTGCCAAGCGCCTGCCTGGCTTCACCGCCCTCAGCATGGCCGACCAGATCACCCTCCTCAAGGCTGCCTGCCTCGACATCCTG ATGCTGCGGATCTGCACGCGTTACACGCCCGAGCAGGACACCATGACCTTCTCTGACGGGCTGACGCTGAACCGCACGCAGATGCACAACGCCGGCTTCGGGCCCCTCACGGACCTGGTGTTCGCCTTCGccgggcagctgctgcccctgcagaTGGACGACACCGAAACCGGGCTCCTCAGCGCCATCTGCCTCATCTGCGGAG ACCGCATGGAGCTGGAGGAGCCGCAGAAGGTGGAGCGGCTGCAGGAGCCGCTGCTCGAGGCGCTCAAGGGCTacgcgcggcggcggcggccccggcagCCGCACATGTTCCCGAGGATGCTCATGAAGATCACGGACCTGCGCGGCATCAGCACCAAGG GCGCAGAACGAGCCATCACGCTGCGGATGGAGATCCCGGGGCCGATGCCACCCCTCATCCGGGAGATGCTGGAGAACCCTGAGATGTTCcaagagcaggaaggggagggggcgcagcctcctcctcccccagagccccccactGCCCAGGACAGCCCCCCCGGCCCCCCCCCTCTCCCCATAGTGCCCCCCACACTGGGGGGGGCCCATAACCACCCTGCTGGGGTTGCACGTTCACGTCTGCCTTCCAGGCCCCCCCCCCTTTGCTCTGGGGAGGGGGAACCCCCACAGTGCCTCCCCCCAAAGTTTGGGGGGGTTCCAGACACTGATGGAGCTGGCCTGGGGGGGACCCTGTGGCACAGCTATTGCCTTAAGCTTGGGGGGCCCGgggaccccccccccaccccaaactcAGCTTCATGCCAAAGCCCTCCTCCACCctgctgcccccccccccccgtacTGGGGGGATTGGAGGGGGGGCAGCGATGGGCAGGAATCGTGCCTCCAAATGAATGCCTGACCCTGGTgtgcccccctgtgccccccccctCCAGGCAAGCTGAGGGGGGGTAG